A single window of Syntrophus aciditrophicus SB DNA harbors:
- a CDS encoding LolA family protein has translation MNYNENQKRCFCRGRIILSVLVFLGILSWGSGSLQAAEPLSLSALISRMQVAYERTRDLKASFIQEVSLKSMGRAEREEGILYLKNPKRMLWDYHKPQMKKLVVNPQKAWLYVPEDHVVYVQNADQIFKSKMAVRFLSGMGKLQEDFSIRFAASGAVDKEGNYQLTLVPKRPGLGTDQLNLTVDKKSYQIIEGSFTDTYGNETRIQFRNIRVNNRLSDSLFNFRVPTGVEVFNMP, from the coding sequence ATGAATTATAATGAGAACCAAAAAAGATGTTTTTGCCGCGGAAGGATCATCCTCTCTGTTCTGGTTTTCCTCGGCATTTTGTCGTGGGGGAGCGGCTCTCTTCAGGCGGCGGAGCCCCTGTCCCTTTCCGCCCTGATCAGCCGGATGCAGGTGGCCTATGAGCGGACGCGCGATCTGAAGGCGTCATTTATTCAGGAAGTATCTCTGAAATCCATGGGAAGAGCGGAACGGGAAGAAGGAATCCTTTATCTGAAGAATCCCAAACGGATGTTGTGGGATTACCACAAGCCGCAAATGAAAAAGCTTGTCGTCAATCCTCAGAAAGCCTGGCTCTATGTTCCTGAGGATCATGTAGTTTATGTCCAGAACGCCGATCAGATTTTCAAATCCAAAATGGCCGTTCGCTTTCTTTCTGGCATGGGTAAGCTCCAGGAAGATTTTTCGATCCGTTTTGCTGCATCAGGGGCCGTCGATAAGGAAGGGAATTATCAGTTGACGCTGGTCCCGAAGAGGCCCGGATTGGGAACCGATCAACTCAACCTGACCGTGGATAAAAAAAGTTATCAAATTATAGAGGGAAGCTTTACCGATACATATGGGAATGAAACTCGGATTCAATTCCGGAACATCAGAGTGAATAATCGGTTATCCGATAGCCTGTTCAACTTCAGGGTTCCAACGGGAGTGGAAGTATTTAACATGCCCTGA
- a CDS encoding glycogen debranching enzyme N-terminal domain-containing protein: MFRKAGKRPWRWNGWKPGLGSYTSSALLNRHTRRSHGLPVANLDSPSGRHVLLSKIEDSLQLGDQECSLSCHQYPGMFFSPEFPLKKIWTAGTMRGLRTMAT, encoded by the coding sequence ATGTTCCGGAAAGCCGGGAAACGGCCCTGGAGATGGAATGGCTGGAAGCCAGGGCTGGGCAGCTATACTTCCAGCGCGCTTCTGAACCGTCATACCCGGAGATCCCACGGTCTTCCCGTGGCAAATCTGGATTCCCCGTCGGGGCGTCATGTCCTCCTTTCCAAGATTGAAGATTCTCTTCAGCTTGGAGATCAGGAATGCTCCCTGTCCTGCCATCAGTATCCGGGGATGTTTTTCTCTCCTGAGTTTCCTTTGAAGAAGATCTGGACCGCCGGGACGATGCGAGGCCTCCGGACCATGGCCACCTGA
- a CDS encoding PAS domain-containing sensor histidine kinase encodes MMKMKIMTKAQRMADLEYMKKKVPALEKNPGEEDFAGSFSGEEKYRRLLENLSDMVFLLRIPEGDYEYISPSVVEVFGYSASDFYRNPFFMKDIIHPDYFDYCNEKWEELLEGIAGRSYEYKIIDPKGKERWIHQSNKGIFDPEDRLIALVGLCRDITGSRHTETTLKESERKYRRVFEVTGDAVFLVEKKTGSILDANAAATGLYGYTLVEMTKRRLIDLSTEPDRTVLMLRAGDTQIQQQDHKKKDGTIFPVEAKVSYFTQKHRKMAVVTVRDISERKRSEKAIRESEARYRSFFEENVAILLMINPDTGRIVDANPAACHFYGYSREILKLKMIDDINILSREQILRDMERARNRECQHFYFLNRLASGEVRDVEAYIGPTEMAGQHLLYFLVHDITDRKRMEEELVKAQKLESVGILAGGIAHDFNNILAAILGNVSLAKLYLSPDDPAYDKMTQAEKSCLQARELTGRLITFSKGGEPLRKKVAVAPFLKDAVSFFLSGSNVRCEFDFPDFLWPLEIDVGQMQQVVRHLIVNAQEAMPDGGTIRISAENVSLKADEVPSLKEGPYVRICIKDQGVGIPREYQTRVFDPYFTTKPMGGTKGAGLGLAICYSTIKKHEGFLSLVSQPGVETTINIYLPASSDDMKSVKP; translated from the coding sequence ATGATGAAGATGAAAATCATGACGAAAGCACAGCGTATGGCCGATCTGGAATATATGAAAAAAAAGGTGCCCGCTCTTGAGAAAAATCCAGGCGAAGAAGACTTTGCCGGGTCATTTTCAGGCGAAGAGAAATATCGCAGGCTTCTTGAAAACCTGAGTGATATGGTTTTCCTTCTGAGGATTCCTGAAGGCGATTATGAATATATCAGCCCTTCCGTTGTGGAAGTCTTTGGTTACAGCGCGTCGGATTTTTATCGGAACCCGTTTTTCATGAAGGACATTATCCATCCCGATTATTTCGACTACTGCAATGAAAAATGGGAGGAACTGCTGGAGGGAATCGCGGGGCGCAGCTATGAATATAAAATAATTGATCCCAAAGGGAAAGAACGATGGATTCACCAGTCCAATAAAGGCATCTTCGACCCGGAAGACAGGCTGATTGCCCTGGTCGGGCTGTGCCGTGACATCACGGGGTCAAGACACACGGAAACGACCCTGAAAGAGAGTGAACGCAAGTATCGGCGTGTCTTTGAAGTGACAGGCGACGCCGTTTTTCTGGTAGAGAAAAAAACGGGCTCCATCCTTGATGCCAATGCCGCGGCAACAGGACTTTATGGATACACTCTGGTGGAAATGACGAAACGCCGATTGATCGATCTTTCCACCGAACCGGACAGAACAGTCCTGATGCTGAGGGCGGGGGATACTCAAATCCAGCAGCAGGACCACAAAAAGAAAGATGGCACGATCTTTCCCGTTGAAGCGAAGGTCAGTTACTTTACGCAGAAACACAGGAAAATGGCAGTCGTGACTGTCCGCGATATTTCGGAACGCAAACGGTCTGAAAAGGCGATTCGTGAGAGTGAGGCCCGCTATCGCAGTTTCTTTGAAGAAAATGTTGCCATTCTGCTGATGATCAATCCCGATACCGGCCGGATTGTGGATGCCAATCCGGCGGCTTGTCATTTCTATGGCTACAGCAGGGAAATCCTTAAATTGAAGATGATCGACGACATCAACATCCTTTCCCGGGAACAGATCCTGCGTGACATGGAGCGGGCGAGAAACCGGGAATGTCAGCATTTCTATTTCCTGAACCGTCTGGCCAGCGGCGAAGTCAGAGATGTGGAGGCCTATATCGGTCCTACCGAGATGGCCGGCCAGCACCTTCTCTATTTTCTCGTGCACGATATTACGGACCGCAAGCGAATGGAAGAAGAACTGGTCAAGGCTCAGAAGCTTGAGTCCGTAGGTATCCTGGCAGGGGGTATTGCTCATGACTTCAATAATATCCTTGCTGCGATCCTTGGGAACGTTTCTCTGGCCAAGCTTTATCTCTCTCCTGATGACCCGGCTTACGACAAAATGACTCAAGCGGAAAAAAGCTGTCTGCAGGCCAGGGAACTGACCGGCCGGTTGATCACTTTTTCGAAGGGAGGAGAACCGCTGCGGAAAAAAGTGGCCGTTGCCCCCTTCCTCAAGGATGCCGTGTCTTTTTTCCTGAGTGGTTCAAATGTGCGCTGCGAATTTGACTTTCCCGATTTCCTGTGGCCTCTGGAAATTGATGTGGGGCAAATGCAGCAGGTGGTGCGTCACCTGATTGTGAATGCCCAGGAGGCCATGCCGGATGGAGGAACCATCCGGATCAGTGCGGAAAATGTGAGTTTGAAGGCCGACGAAGTGCCGTCCCTGAAGGAAGGTCCCTATGTCCGGATATGCATCAAAGACCAGGGAGTGGGCATTCCCCGTGAGTATCAGACCAGAGTCTTCGATCCTTATTTCACCACAAAGCCTATGGGAGGAACCAAAGGGGCGGGGCTCGGACTGGCGATCTGCTATTCCACCATTAAGAAGCATGAAGGTTTTCTGTCCTTAGTATCCCAACCGGGTGTGGAAACAACCATTAACATTTACCTGCCCGCGTCATCGGATGATATGAAATCCGTCAAACCATAG
- a CDS encoding glycosyltransferase family 4 protein, with product MRILMFGWEFPPYMSGGLGTACSGLTGALTGFGHPVLFVIPHCDPAEEASHVSLISASGFPLLETDLACPALKNPDVRTVDSLLMPYTGDHRYRERLKRRNDPEGTGTSSGTLSFDLSGNYGPDLMQEVRRFGMVAGAVARRHSFDIIHAHDWMTVHAGLYAREISGKPLILHIHSLEFDRSGNRIDPAIYDMERHGMRAADHVIAVSQYTKEMIVEHYGIDRRKISVVYNAATRHPDSITRFDQSSGRGEIKTVLFLGRITFQKGPEYFIEAAARVLKVFPEVRFIMAGSGDLMNLMIERVAELGIGQNFHFTGFLRGSDVERIFARSDLYVMPSVSEPFGIAPLEALLCDVPVIISKQSGVSEILHHALKVNFWDIDEMADNMIAVLKYPALVKEMMLRASEEIKRIRWQNSAARVIGIYRRVLAAAGPT from the coding sequence TTGCGGATCCTGATGTTCGGCTGGGAGTTTCCGCCTTATATGAGCGGCGGCCTGGGCACTGCCTGCTCTGGTTTGACCGGGGCGCTGACCGGATTTGGACATCCTGTTCTTTTTGTGATTCCCCACTGTGATCCTGCCGAAGAGGCTTCGCATGTCTCTCTGATCTCCGCTTCGGGATTTCCCCTCCTTGAAACCGACCTTGCATGTCCCGCTCTGAAAAATCCGGATGTTCGAACCGTCGATTCCCTGCTGATGCCTTACACCGGAGATCATCGCTACCGGGAACGGTTGAAGAGGCGGAATGATCCGGAGGGGACGGGAACATCCTCCGGAACACTTTCTTTCGATCTGTCCGGAAATTACGGCCCCGATCTCATGCAGGAAGTGCGGCGGTTCGGTATGGTGGCTGGCGCCGTCGCCAGGCGTCATTCCTTCGACATCATTCATGCCCATGACTGGATGACGGTCCATGCCGGGCTTTACGCCAGGGAAATCAGTGGAAAGCCTCTGATCCTGCACATCCATTCTCTGGAATTTGATCGCAGCGGAAATCGCATCGATCCGGCGATCTATGATATGGAACGGCATGGAATGCGTGCCGCCGATCATGTCATTGCGGTCAGTCAGTATACGAAAGAAATGATTGTCGAACACTACGGAATCGATCGCCGGAAGATATCCGTCGTTTATAACGCGGCAACCCGCCATCCTGATTCTATAACGAGGTTTGATCAATCTTCCGGACGCGGGGAAATAAAAACCGTGCTTTTCCTTGGCAGGATAACCTTTCAGAAAGGACCGGAATATTTTATTGAAGCCGCGGCCCGGGTTTTAAAGGTCTTTCCGGAGGTCAGGTTTATTATGGCCGGCTCGGGGGATTTGATGAACCTGATGATCGAACGTGTCGCCGAACTGGGAATCGGACAGAACTTTCACTTTACCGGATTTCTCCGCGGTTCCGACGTGGAGCGGATTTTCGCCCGGAGTGACCTTTATGTCATGCCCAGTGTTTCCGAGCCGTTCGGTATCGCGCCCCTGGAAGCCCTGCTGTGCGATGTGCCGGTCATTATTTCGAAGCAATCGGGCGTTTCCGAAATCCTTCATCATGCTCTGAAAGTAAACTTCTGGGATATTGATGAAATGGCCGATAACATGATTGCCGTGCTGAAATATCCGGCCCTTGTGAAAGAGATGATGCTGAGGGCTTCTGAAGAAATCAAGCGGATCCGCTGGCAAAATTCCGCGGCCAGGGTTATCGGCATCTATCGCCGGGTACTGGCCGCTGCCGGACCGACGTAA
- a CDS encoding glycoside hydrolase family 57 protein — translation MPGICLCFQVHRPVILKRYTFFDIGRHHLYEDQEANRRILNQLADSCYLPANRLLLRLMEKSEGRFRVAFALSGAMIHLCEKYRQDIMEGFRRLADTGCVEFLNEADPHSLAFLFSPREFREQIEAHKKKIQELFGQNPTTFHCTDLIYSNELAGVAEEMGHSAFLAEGGQGLPGFQGPDFVYQPADCARLKLLLRNYHLSADIRLHFSDGSRNGHPFPAGWFAERILHSLENSGGQVVNLFLDYETSGKYLTPDRGNSEFLQALSAEMLGQPDFHFQLPAEIAQRYDPQARLDVTDSASGFDIHRNLTTVAGNAMQQDALRVLYDLEEAVRKRKDADCLAIWRMLQTSDYFNYMCTEGFADRVRRRDSGPYGSPYESYINYMNILEDFSRTLQS, via the coding sequence GTGCCCGGTATCTGTCTCTGCTTTCAGGTTCATCGGCCCGTTATCTTGAAGCGCTATACGTTTTTTGATATCGGACGGCATCATCTTTATGAGGATCAGGAGGCAAATCGGCGAATTCTGAATCAGCTCGCGGATTCCTGCTATCTTCCGGCCAACAGACTTCTTCTGCGGCTTATGGAGAAGAGTGAAGGAAGATTCCGTGTGGCCTTTGCACTCAGCGGCGCCATGATCCATCTGTGTGAAAAATACCGCCAGGATATTATGGAAGGCTTCCGGCGGCTGGCGGACACGGGTTGTGTCGAATTTCTCAATGAGGCCGATCCTCATTCCCTGGCCTTTCTTTTCTCTCCACGCGAATTTCGGGAACAGATCGAGGCGCACAAAAAAAAGATTCAGGAACTCTTTGGACAAAACCCCACGACCTTCCATTGCACGGATTTGATCTACAGCAATGAATTGGCGGGGGTTGCCGAAGAAATGGGTCATTCAGCCTTCCTGGCCGAAGGCGGGCAGGGTCTTCCAGGTTTTCAGGGGCCCGACTTCGTTTATCAGCCTGCTGATTGCGCGCGTTTGAAATTACTCTTGAGAAATTATCACCTTTCTGCTGATATACGACTTCATTTTTCCGACGGGAGCCGAAATGGTCATCCGTTTCCGGCAGGATGGTTTGCCGAGAGGATCCTCCATTCCCTTGAAAACAGCGGTGGACAGGTGGTCAATCTGTTCCTGGACTATGAGACCTCTGGAAAATATCTGACGCCTGACAGGGGAAACTCTGAATTTCTGCAGGCCCTGTCGGCTGAAATGCTTGGACAGCCCGATTTTCACTTCCAGCTTCCTGCGGAAATCGCGCAACGATACGATCCGCAGGCGCGACTGGATGTGACGGATTCTGCCTCCGGGTTCGATATACATCGGAATCTGACAACCGTGGCGGGAAATGCCATGCAGCAGGATGCCCTCCGGGTGCTCTATGATCTGGAGGAAGCGGTCCGGAAGCGGAAGGACGCGGATTGCCTCGCCATCTGGCGGATGTTGCAGACATCCGACTATTTTAATTATATGTGTACGGAAGGGTTTGCGGACAGGGTGAGACGACGCGATTCCGGTCCCTATGGGTCACCTTATGAGTCCTATATCAACTATATGAATATTCTGGAAGATTTTTCCCGGACGCTTCAATCATAA
- the glgP gene encoding alpha-glucan family phosphorylase: MAENQNGYLFECSWEVCNKVGGIYTVITSKIREAMKAYGENYYLLGPDLKTNLDFEETDEECWFKVREGTAIKDIPCRFGRWKIPGEPKVILVNFGMKYNKDQLLYKLWEDYGVDSIAGGWDYTEPVMFSYACGEVIETIYNLMVRPHGGTAIAQFHEWMTGAGLLCLKKSVPEIGTVFTTHSTILGRTLAGSGVDIYASMDHISPLREANAHSITAKYSMETAAAREAGCFTTVSEITALEAKNFLGRYPDVITPNGLDIEQIPNLVQDRRPAMRSRMRLLKAASRFLKKDLPSDTKILAISGRYEFHNKGIDVFLDALGRLEKEMKGDQTLLVYLFVLGGHTDLIPALQSDYAKVETGNPPICTHRLHYEASDPILETSNRLGLKNLPQNRINIIFIPAYLNGHDGLINMSYYEALSGCDLGVFPSYYEPWGYTPQESAAHAVPTISTDQAGFGLWVQSTFKEHSGVIIMKRKGREIQTITNDLFDILKNFLSWTDADMQLRRESAWTIAVQANWGEFYKFYAAAYDRAAGIAREYAEKLALFDYRTAYRRTFAGAVTTQPHFRRFTAVAKLPQEIARLRELAYNLWWSWNSRALELFASLDPQLWTDMGNNPVRMLETVSAERLIEAKNNAIYISLYESVMKQFDDYMADKTLCRRLSVSPEIKWSSPVAYFSTEYGLHESLPIYSGGLGVLSGDHIKTASDLNIPLVGVGLLYRSGYFKQVIDKNGVQIAEYPECDFSNMPLQIVQDEKGDEVQISLELPGRTLYANIWELQIGRLSLYLLNSDVPGNTPQDRKITGRLYPADQRTRIEQELLLGAGGIRLLRKLGIKPSLYHINEGHSAFLVFSRIQLLMTEEGLSFDEASEVVRGSTIFTTHTPVEAGNERFDKDLIEYYFANFIKWSGISWSQFWDLGLKEAGDDKPFYMTVLGLKMTHLSNGVSEIHGQVARRMWRDVWKGFHELDIPIRQVTNGVHMASYIAPRMKELFDIYLGRGWQRSITDPEIWKKVWDIPDAMLWRTRYELKQRMINYLRDHISKHWSRYGYSKTWREEIYSKMNPTALMIGFARRFAPYKRADLILSDLDRLDKILNHPTRPVHLVFAGKAHPNDEMGKSLIKKVVSVCNQEPFRGKIFFLEDYDIRVARHLVQGVDVWLNTPRRPYEASGTSGEKVVFNGVLNLSISDGWWAEGYDGTNGWTIGPLVRGLSEEDSSVDEEDSLSLFSTLENSVIPLFYDRDTSGIPDKWITMIKRSIHTLAPRFNTERMLQEYYNDMYIPTVRRIGELSEKSYRLAKEIAEWKSTIPMRFSSLRLLDISVEGIQGDTIVVDQPLVVTARIDPGKLKPEEIYAELFIGRDDGYGFLEKPDCVPLKMITNLLNGSLIFTAEYRVRRNGPHSYGIRVLPYNEKLASKHETGLILWG; encoded by the coding sequence ATGGCAGAGAATCAGAACGGCTATCTCTTTGAATGCAGTTGGGAGGTATGCAATAAGGTTGGCGGCATCTATACGGTGATTACCAGCAAAATTCGGGAGGCAATGAAGGCTTATGGGGAAAATTACTATCTCCTAGGACCGGATCTCAAAACTAATCTCGATTTTGAGGAAACCGACGAAGAATGCTGGTTCAAGGTCCGTGAAGGAACAGCCATCAAGGACATTCCCTGCCGTTTCGGGCGCTGGAAGATTCCCGGTGAACCCAAGGTCATCCTGGTCAACTTCGGGATGAAGTATAATAAAGATCAACTTCTTTACAAATTGTGGGAAGATTATGGCGTGGACTCCATCGCGGGTGGATGGGATTATACGGAGCCCGTCATGTTCAGTTACGCCTGTGGCGAAGTGATAGAGACCATTTACAATCTCATGGTCCGTCCCCACGGAGGAACGGCTATCGCCCAGTTTCATGAATGGATGACCGGAGCCGGACTTCTCTGTCTGAAAAAAAGTGTTCCCGAGATCGGAACCGTCTTTACAACCCATTCGACTATTCTGGGAAGGACGCTGGCGGGATCTGGAGTGGATATTTATGCTTCCATGGATCACATCTCCCCTTTGAGGGAGGCCAATGCGCATAGTATTACTGCAAAATATTCCATGGAAACGGCTGCGGCCCGGGAAGCTGGCTGCTTTACCACAGTCAGCGAAATTACCGCACTGGAGGCCAAAAATTTTCTCGGTCGTTATCCTGATGTCATTACCCCGAATGGGCTGGATATCGAACAGATCCCGAATCTGGTCCAGGATCGCCGGCCGGCCATGCGCTCCCGGATGCGGCTCCTGAAAGCCGCGTCCCGCTTTCTGAAGAAAGACCTGCCCAGCGATACGAAGATTCTGGCAATATCCGGGCGATATGAGTTTCATAACAAGGGGATCGATGTCTTTCTGGACGCTCTCGGCCGTCTGGAAAAAGAAATGAAAGGCGATCAGACCCTTCTGGTTTATCTTTTTGTTCTGGGCGGCCATACGGATTTGATTCCGGCGCTGCAAAGCGATTATGCCAAGGTGGAGACGGGAAATCCTCCCATTTGCACCCATCGCCTTCATTACGAAGCCTCCGACCCGATTCTGGAAACAAGCAACCGTCTGGGTTTGAAAAACCTGCCGCAGAACAGGATCAATATCATTTTCATTCCTGCCTATCTGAACGGACATGACGGCCTGATCAATATGAGCTACTATGAAGCCCTTTCCGGATGCGATCTGGGTGTCTTTCCTTCATACTATGAGCCTTGGGGATATACGCCACAGGAAAGCGCCGCCCATGCCGTTCCCACGATCTCCACGGATCAGGCGGGCTTCGGGCTCTGGGTGCAATCCACATTCAAGGAGCACAGCGGCGTCATCATCATGAAACGAAAGGGAAGGGAAATCCAGACGATAACCAATGACCTCTTCGATATTTTAAAGAATTTCCTGTCCTGGACGGACGCGGATATGCAGCTGCGGCGAGAGAGTGCCTGGACCATCGCAGTGCAGGCAAACTGGGGGGAATTCTATAAGTTTTATGCCGCGGCATATGACAGGGCGGCAGGCATCGCCCGGGAGTACGCGGAGAAGCTTGCCTTGTTCGATTACCGGACGGCCTACCGGCGCACCTTTGCCGGCGCGGTTACAACACAGCCTCATTTCCGGCGGTTCACGGCCGTTGCAAAGCTGCCCCAGGAAATTGCCCGCCTGAGAGAACTGGCCTACAACTTATGGTGGTCCTGGAATTCCCGGGCCCTTGAACTGTTTGCCAGTCTGGATCCACAACTCTGGACGGACATGGGCAACAATCCGGTCCGCATGCTGGAGACCGTATCGGCGGAGCGGCTGATCGAGGCGAAAAACAACGCCATATACATCAGCCTCTATGAATCAGTCATGAAGCAGTTTGACGACTACATGGCGGACAAGACTCTCTGCCGGCGGCTTTCCGTTTCACCGGAGATAAAATGGTCTTCGCCTGTTGCTTATTTCTCTACGGAATACGGCCTTCACGAAAGTCTTCCCATTTATTCCGGAGGGCTTGGCGTTCTTTCCGGAGATCACATCAAAACGGCCAGTGATCTCAATATCCCCCTGGTGGGCGTCGGGTTGTTGTATCGAAGCGGATATTTCAAGCAGGTGATTGACAAAAACGGGGTCCAGATCGCGGAATATCCGGAGTGCGACTTTTCCAACATGCCCCTGCAGATCGTCCAGGATGAGAAAGGGGACGAGGTGCAGATTTCACTGGAGCTTCCTGGACGGACCCTCTATGCGAATATCTGGGAGCTGCAGATCGGCCGGTTGTCTCTCTATCTGCTCAATTCCGATGTGCCTGGCAATACGCCGCAGGACCGAAAAATAACCGGCCGCCTCTATCCTGCGGATCAAAGAACACGGATCGAACAGGAACTGCTTCTGGGAGCGGGTGGGATACGACTTCTGCGGAAACTCGGGATTAAACCAAGTCTCTACCACATCAACGAAGGCCATTCCGCGTTTCTTGTTTTCAGCCGGATTCAGCTTCTGATGACCGAAGAGGGATTGAGTTTTGACGAGGCCAGCGAGGTGGTCCGGGGCAGTACGATCTTTACCACGCATACCCCGGTTGAAGCAGGAAACGAGCGGTTCGACAAGGATCTGATCGAATATTATTTCGCGAATTTCATCAAATGGTCTGGCATATCCTGGTCACAGTTCTGGGATCTGGGGTTGAAGGAGGCCGGTGATGATAAACCTTTCTATATGACCGTTCTGGGGCTCAAGATGACGCATCTGAGCAACGGAGTCAGCGAGATCCACGGCCAGGTGGCTCGACGCATGTGGCGCGATGTCTGGAAAGGATTCCACGAACTGGATATTCCGATCCGGCAGGTGACCAATGGGGTCCACATGGCTTCCTATATCGCTCCGAGGATGAAGGAACTTTTTGACATTTATCTGGGACGGGGCTGGCAGAGGTCCATTACCGATCCCGAAATCTGGAAGAAAGTCTGGGATATTCCCGATGCGATGCTGTGGCGCACCAGGTATGAGCTCAAGCAGAGAATGATCAATTATCTGCGGGATCATATCTCCAAACACTGGTCACGTTATGGCTATTCCAAGACCTGGCGCGAGGAGATTTACTCCAAAATGAATCCCACCGCGCTGATGATCGGCTTTGCTCGGCGTTTCGCCCCTTATAAGAGAGCCGACCTGATCCTGTCCGATCTGGATCGGCTGGATAAAATTCTGAACCATCCGACCCGGCCTGTTCACCTGGTTTTTGCCGGCAAGGCCCATCCCAATGACGAAATGGGGAAAAGCCTGATTAAAAAAGTGGTTTCCGTCTGTAATCAGGAACCTTTCCGTGGAAAAATTTTCTTCCTGGAGGACTATGACATCCGGGTTGCACGTCACCTGGTTCAGGGAGTGGATGTCTGGTTGAATACGCCCCGGAGGCCTTATGAGGCCAGTGGAACCAGTGGGGAAAAGGTGGTTTTCAACGGCGTTTTGAATCTCAGTATTTCCGACGGCTGGTGGGCGGAAGGGTATGACGGCACCAATGGCTGGACCATCGGGCCCCTCGTTCGGGGGCTCTCGGAAGAAGATTCCAGCGTGGACGAAGAAGACAGTCTTTCGCTTTTCTCCACACTCGAAAATTCCGTGATTCCTCTGTTCTATGATCGGGATACCTCGGGGATTCCCGACAAATGGATTACCATGATCAAAAGGTCGATTCATACGCTGGCTCCCCGGTTCAACACGGAACGGATGCTTCAGGAATATTACAATGATATGTACATTCCCACTGTTCGCCGCATTGGGGAACTGAGCGAAAAGAGCTACCGGTTGGCGAAAGAAATTGCCGAGTGGAAAAGTACGATTCCCATGCGGTTTTCTTCTCTCCGCCTCCTGGATATCAGTGTTGAGGGGATTCAAGGGGATACCATCGTGGTTGATCAGCCCCTGGTGGTTACAGCCCGGATCGATCCGGGAAAACTGAAACCCGAAGAAATTTACGCTGAACTTTTCATCGGACGGGATGACGGCTATGGATTCCTCGAAAAGCCGGATTGTGTTCCCCTGAAAATGATCACCAATCTGCTCAACGGATCGCTCATCTTTACCGCGGAATACCGGGTCCGACGCAATGGGCCGCATTCTTACGGAATCCGCGTGTTGCCATACAATGAAAAGCTGGCTTCGAAACATGAGACAGGCCTGATCCTGTGGGGGTAG
- a CDS encoding DUF2905 domain-containing protein, translating into MIFLGLIMAGIGFVLLLTGKIPWIGRLPGDFYFKGKNVTFYFPLATSLLISLILTLILWLINQK; encoded by the coding sequence TTGATTTTTTTGGGCCTGATCATGGCAGGTATCGGGTTTGTTCTTCTGCTGACGGGCAAAATCCCCTGGATCGGCAGGTTGCCGGGAGATTTTTATTTCAAAGGGAAAAACGTCACATTTTACTTTCCCTTGGCAACCAGTCTGCTGATCAGCCTGATCCTGACACTGATTCTCTGGCTGATCAACCAGAAGTAA